The genomic region CGCGGATGCCATCCCGCTCGTTGCCTATGCAACATTCCTGGACCTGTTCATGATCGTTACGTATGCAACGCTCGTTATGGTCCTCATCTCGGGAATACTTATGCTGAGATTTTCTGAAGCCGGAGATACCGCACGGGTAAATCAGATCAACTACTGGGCGATTCGGATCATCCCGCCGATCACCATTCTGTTGTATCTCTTGTTATTCACCACACTCCTGTAGTAACAAACCAGGGAGTCCATGCCGTGGATGTATACCGTGATACAACCTCACTGGAAAAGTTCGATCGGTTCTTAAAGACCCCGGGTATTTTTTACATCTGCAGGACAGAGTACTGTATATGATCCTTGTTGATGCCAAGTGTACAATCCTGCCTGAACGGCAGGGAGATTTTACCGGAGAAGTCCGGAATATTCTAAATAAAGTCCGTGCGGAAGCCGGGTGCCATCGCTATGAATTATTCGCTGATGCCCACCATACGGGAGTCTTTCATTTTATTGAAGAGTGGGAGAGCCAGGAACATCTCGACAAACACCTTACCCAGCCCCATATGCAGGAATATTTTGCAAAAACAGCACCCTGGCGGGCTGCCCCGATCGAATTGACCCTGTATGAGATCCGGTCATCGCGATCGACGACTCTTGGGTAACTGACAGGAAGATCCCTCCTGCAGGGATACCGATACCGTCTGTTTTATAGGAGTAAAAACCATTTTTACAGGATGAGAAGATCGATATTTTCATGCATCGGCGTGCTTCTTCTCGGCCTGCTTCTTCTCAGTGCCGGCTGCACACAAAACCCATCCGGTGCAACTCCTTCAACACCCGCGGCAACCGCGATCAGTTCACCAGAGAAATATACATCCAACGAGACACTCGTTGCTTTTGTGGACAGCGCGGTTGTGTACGCAAAAGTCCATGGAACAGAAAGAGCCCTGGCAGAATTCAACAACCGGAACGGCTCGTTCTTCAAAGGCGAACTCTACATCTATGCCTATGGTTTTAACGGCACCACCCTCGCCCACCCGATAAACCAGGAGAAAGTCGGGAAAAACCGCGATGATGAAGGAGCCATCGGGGTCTTTGTCAGGGAGATGGGATCTGCAGTCAGGAACGGGAGCGGTTTCTACCGGTTCACGTACGTCAACCCGCTCCACAACAACACGCTCGAATCGAAGATGGGATACGGGGTCGAAGTGGATGATGACTGGTGGCTTGGCTCCGGGGTCTACACCGGGCCGGTTGAGCAGACCCTTCCTGCCACCATGACAACAAAAGGAACACAGGGGAGTTGATCACCGGGGGTCGGGGCCCTGTACAGATCCGGATCACGTATTTTTTCCCAGGGGAATCGTAATTCGTGCAATAACAGGTTCCTTTTTGATGCCTTTCCAGCAGCCGATCTATCATGGGAGCGGCCACATATACAGGGAGATGAGCACAACCCCTGGTTCTGGTGTAACAGCACAGAAGTGTTATCGATTGAAGGGGAGATTTCTTTCAAGACTCCCGGGTAGAAGAAGATAAAAAAAGCCTGAAGTGATGTGCCGCGATCAGCACAGGTCCACTTCGGTGTCCGGA from uncultured Methanoregula sp. harbors:
- a CDS encoding putative quinol monooxygenase translates to MILVDAKCTILPERQGDFTGEVRNILNKVRAEAGCHRYELFADAHHTGVFHFIEEWESQEHLDKHLTQPHMQEYFAKTAPWRAAPIELTLYEIRSSRSTTLG
- a CDS encoding cache domain-containing protein; translated protein: MRRSIFSCIGVLLLGLLLLSAGCTQNPSGATPSTPAATAISSPEKYTSNETLVAFVDSAVVYAKVHGTERALAEFNNRNGSFFKGELYIYAYGFNGTTLAHPINQEKVGKNRDDEGAIGVFVREMGSAVRNGSGFYRFTYVNPLHNNTLESKMGYGVEVDDDWWLGSGVYTGPVEQTLPATMTTKGTQGS